The following coding sequences lie in one Candidatus Kryptobacter tengchongensis genomic window:
- a CDS encoding Cu(I)/Ag(I) efflux system membrane protein CusA/SilA, with amino-acid sequence MLQRIIEWSVNNKFLVILVVVFAIIAGIYSIQTIPIDAIPDLSDVQVIIYTQYPGQSPEIVEQQITYPLTTAMVSVPKSKVVRGYSFFGFSLVYVIFEDGTDLYWARSRVLEYLNYAIDKLPKGVVPALGPDATGVGWVYMYALVSDKRDLSELRSIQDWYLRYALTSVDGVAEVASVGGYVKNYRITVDPNKLLAYNIPLSQVEMAIKRSNKDVGGEVIEMGEMEYMVRGLGYIRTIEDIKRIPVGVSKFSKETSEAMAQVPMGELSGMNMGNANMELELTPLGGKSMQNRIFSGGTPIYLGDIATVSIEPMMRRGIAELNGEGEVVGGIIVMRHGENALKVIDGVKKKIEELKSGLPEDVKIITVYDRSELIKRSIATLKEKLIEESIIVALVCLLFLFHFTSGLVAIFTLPTAILISFIIMKIQGINANIMSLGGIAVAIGAMVDAAIIMIENAHKHLERDSGKKDHWKIIVDASKEVGPSLFYSLLVITVSFLPVFALEAQEGRLFKPLAYTKTYSMAAASLLSITIVPILMGYFIRGKIPPEEKNPINRFLIKIYHPVLHFSLRFKWIVIVSTLLILGLTYFPFSRIGSEFMPPLWEGDLLYMPTTLPGISITKAREILQQTDKIIKQFPEVHHVFGKIGRAETATDPAGLDMIETTIMLKPEKEWRPGMTPEKLIKEMDKALQIPGLSNAWTMPIKTRVDMLSTGIRTPVGIKVAGPDLKTLEEIGKQIEAVIRKVPGTVSAYSERILGGNYVDFKIKREEAARYGLTVGDVQDIIMTAIGGMEVTTTVEGLERYPVSIRYPRELRDNIENLKRVLVPTPSGAQIPLGQLADIEIKKGPMVIRSEDARPNVWIYVDFRDYDVGTYVRMAQQAVKENVKLPSGYTITWSGQFEYMERAKQKLYYIIPATLLIIFVIIYLNTKSVTKVIIVFLAVPFSLVGAIWLLYILGYNMSVAVWVGIIALAGLDAETGVVMLLYLDLAYEEWKRKGMLKTIDDLKEAIYHGAVKRIRPKAMTVSAIIAGLLPIMWSHGTGADVMKRIAAPMVGGVVTSFMLELVIYPAIYLVWRSWSLRKEIETEKM; translated from the coding sequence ATGCTTCAGAGAATAATTGAATGGTCGGTTAACAATAAATTTCTCGTGATACTTGTCGTTGTTTTCGCAATCATTGCCGGGATTTATTCAATTCAAACGATCCCGATTGATGCAATCCCTGATTTAAGCGATGTTCAAGTTATAATTTATACACAATATCCAGGTCAGTCGCCTGAAATTGTTGAACAGCAGATCACCTATCCACTTACGACAGCAATGGTTTCGGTTCCAAAATCAAAAGTTGTTCGTGGTTATTCCTTTTTTGGTTTTTCGCTTGTTTATGTAATATTTGAGGATGGTACAGACCTTTACTGGGCGAGAAGTCGTGTTCTTGAATATTTAAATTATGCAATAGATAAACTTCCAAAAGGTGTTGTTCCAGCTCTTGGTCCGGATGCAACTGGCGTGGGCTGGGTTTATATGTATGCCCTTGTGTCGGATAAAAGAGATTTGAGTGAGTTGCGTTCAATTCAAGATTGGTATCTTAGATATGCGCTTACGAGTGTTGATGGTGTGGCTGAAGTTGCAAGTGTTGGCGGATATGTAAAAAATTATCGCATAACGGTTGATCCAAATAAACTTCTTGCGTATAACATCCCGCTAAGTCAAGTTGAGATGGCGATAAAGCGAAGCAACAAAGATGTGGGTGGGGAGGTAATAGAAATGGGGGAGATGGAATATATGGTTCGTGGGCTGGGTTATATAAGGACAATTGAAGATATAAAACGTATTCCAGTCGGTGTGAGCAAATTTTCTAAGGAAACATCCGAAGCGATGGCTCAAGTGCCGATGGGCGAGCTTTCTGGAATGAATATGGGAAATGCAAATATGGAATTGGAACTCACACCTTTGGGCGGGAAATCTATGCAAAATAGAATTTTCAGTGGCGGGACGCCTATATATCTTGGAGATATAGCCACGGTTTCAATTGAGCCGATGATGAGAAGGGGAATAGCCGAGTTAAATGGCGAAGGTGAAGTTGTGGGAGGTATAATTGTGATGCGACATGGTGAAAACGCTTTGAAAGTTATTGATGGTGTTAAGAAAAAAATTGAGGAGTTAAAATCCGGACTTCCTGAGGATGTTAAAATTATAACTGTGTATGATAGGTCTGAACTTATAAAAAGATCAATAGCAACCTTAAAAGAAAAACTCATTGAAGAATCAATTATCGTTGCTCTTGTTTGTTTGCTTTTTTTATTCCATTTTACAAGTGGATTAGTGGCTATATTCACGCTTCCCACGGCGATTTTGATTTCTTTCATCATTATGAAAATTCAAGGTATAAATGCAAATATAATGTCACTTGGTGGGATTGCGGTTGCAATTGGGGCTATGGTTGATGCTGCAATAATTATGATTGAAAATGCGCATAAACATCTTGAACGCGATTCTGGAAAAAAAGATCATTGGAAAATAATCGTTGACGCCTCAAAAGAAGTAGGACCTTCACTTTTTTATTCTCTTCTTGTCATCACAGTTTCATTTCTTCCAGTGTTTGCGTTGGAAGCGCAGGAGGGGAGATTATTTAAACCACTTGCATATACAAAAACATATTCAATGGCAGCAGCTTCTCTCCTTTCAATCACGATTGTTCCGATTCTGATGGGATATTTTATCAGGGGTAAGATTCCGCCCGAGGAAAAGAATCCAATCAACAGATTTTTAATTAAAATTTATCATCCGGTTTTGCACTTCTCTTTAAGATTTAAATGGATTGTCATAGTTTCAACCCTTTTAATTTTAGGTTTAACTTATTTCCCATTTTCAAGAATTGGGTCGGAATTTATGCCACCTCTGTGGGAAGGAGATCTTCTTTATATGCCGACAACTTTGCCTGGGATTTCAATTACAAAAGCGAGGGAAATTTTACAACAGACGGATAAAATCATAAAGCAATTTCCAGAGGTTCACCATGTCTTTGGTAAAATTGGAAGGGCTGAAACTGCAACTGACCCAGCTGGACTTGATATGATTGAAACAACAATTATGTTGAAACCGGAAAAAGAATGGCGACCTGGGATGACACCAGAAAAGCTTATAAAGGAAATGGATAAAGCACTTCAAATTCCAGGTTTATCAAATGCCTGGACCATGCCCATAAAAACAAGGGTTGATATGCTCTCAACGGGAATAAGAACACCAGTTGGAATAAAAGTTGCAGGTCCAGATTTGAAAACACTTGAGGAAATTGGGAAGCAAATTGAGGCAGTGATAAGAAAAGTTCCTGGCACCGTTTCTGCATATTCGGAAAGGATTCTTGGTGGAAACTATGTTGATTTTAAGATCAAAAGAGAAGAAGCAGCAAGATATGGTTTAACAGTTGGGGATGTTCAAGATATCATAATGACAGCTATTGGTGGAATGGAAGTTACGACAACTGTTGAAGGTCTTGAACGATATCCCGTTAGCATACGCTATCCAAGGGAGTTAAGAGATAATATAGAAAATTTAAAGCGTGTTCTTGTTCCAACTCCGTCCGGTGCACAAATTCCACTTGGACAACTTGCAGACATTGAAATTAAAAAGGGTCCAATGGTTATACGAAGTGAGGACGCAAGACCGAACGTTTGGATTTATGTTGATTTTAGAGATTACGATGTTGGAACTTATGTCAGGATGGCTCAGCAAGCTGTGAAAGAAAATGTCAAACTTCCCTCTGGATATACGATAACCTGGAGCGGTCAATTTGAATACATGGAAAGAGCCAAGCAAAAGCTTTATTACATAATTCCTGCGACTTTGCTCATAATTTTTGTGATAATTTATTTAAACACGAAGTCAGTTACAAAGGTAATTATCGTTTTTCTTGCTGTCCCATTTTCACTTGTTGGAGCCATATGGCTTCTTTACATACTTGGGTACAATATGAGCGTTGCTGTGTGGGTTGGGATAATCGCTTTGGCTGGGCTTGATGCTGAAACCGGAGTTGTGATGCTTCTTTATCTTGACCTTGCTTATGAGGAATGGAAAAGAAAAGGGATGTTAAAAACAATTGATGATTTAAAAGAAGCAATATATCACGGTGCTGTAAAAAGAATAAGACCAAAAGCTATGACCGTCTCGGCAATCATAGCAGGGCTTCTACCGATAATGTGGAGCCATGGAACAGGGGCGGATGTGATGAAAAGAATCGCTGCACCAATGGTTGGCGGTGTTGTGACAAGTTTTATGCTTGAACTTGTCATATACCCAGCGATTTATCTTGTCTGGAGAAGCTGGAGCTTAAGAAAAGAAATTGAAACAGAGAAAATGTAA
- a CDS encoding membrane fusion protein, Cu(I)/Ag(I) efflux system: protein MNKKTIILVMLISFVSLSVGYFVALVFHPYLKNQSDISHVSVKTERKILYYKDPMHPWITSDKPGKAPDCGMDLVPVYEGEEGMEEGVIRIDPTIVQNIGVKIEPVKRMKLTKTIRTVGKVDYDETKIAVVTTKISGWIEKLYVDYTGKFVRKGEPLFEVYSPELVTAQEEYLRAINYKESVSGSKDPYIIDGANQLVESSRKRLLYWDITEEQIKELENTKQVRKTLVFYSPVDGVVIERNVFLGTKVAQGMNLMKIVDLSTVWIYADVYEYELPWVKVGEEAEVELSYIPGKILKGKIVYIYPFLQPETRTVKVRLEFENPGYLLKPDMYVNVNIKSKVAIDALVVPEQSVIRTGKRDVVVVALGGGRFKSVDVKLGVLADGYYQVLEGLHENQNIVTSSHFLIDSESNLKTALAGLTHQHDGSMVSETKGYKQKSGNKTADEEIKLKEHKGHEMKHESSKESGKSSEGEKSEGHKDHEDYGKKTINKVVDPVCGMEIEPKEELSYVYNGKRYYFCMKSDMEKFKKNPERYLKRQ from the coding sequence ATGAACAAAAAAACGATCATCTTAGTTATGCTCATTTCTTTTGTTTCGCTTTCGGTTGGATATTTTGTCGCTCTGGTATTTCATCCCTACTTAAAAAATCAATCTGATATTTCGCATGTTTCTGTTAAAACTGAGCGAAAAATTCTTTATTACAAAGACCCGATGCATCCGTGGATCACAAGTGATAAGCCGGGGAAAGCGCCAGATTGTGGGATGGATTTGGTTCCTGTCTATGAGGGTGAAGAGGGAATGGAAGAAGGCGTAATTAGAATTGACCCAACGATAGTTCAAAATATCGGCGTAAAAATTGAACCAGTTAAAAGGATGAAACTCACAAAAACAATAAGAACTGTTGGAAAAGTTGATTACGATGAGACAAAAATTGCAGTTGTTACAACTAAAATTTCTGGATGGATAGAGAAGCTTTATGTTGATTACACAGGTAAGTTTGTTCGTAAGGGTGAACCTTTATTTGAAGTTTATAGCCCTGAACTTGTTACAGCGCAGGAGGAGTATCTTCGGGCGATAAATTACAAAGAAAGTGTTTCAGGTAGCAAAGATCCATATATAATTGATGGTGCGAATCAGCTTGTGGAAAGCTCTCGCAAACGACTCCTTTATTGGGATATAACAGAAGAACAAATAAAAGAGCTTGAAAACACAAAACAGGTCAGGAAAACGTTGGTGTTTTATTCCCCTGTTGATGGTGTCGTTATTGAGAGAAATGTTTTTCTTGGGACGAAGGTGGCGCAAGGTATGAATTTGATGAAAATCGTGGATTTATCAACTGTGTGGATTTACGCTGATGTGTATGAATATGAATTACCCTGGGTGAAGGTTGGAGAAGAAGCTGAAGTTGAACTTTCTTATATCCCAGGTAAAATTTTAAAGGGGAAGATCGTCTATATTTACCCTTTTCTTCAGCCTGAGACGAGAACAGTAAAGGTGCGACTTGAATTTGAAAATCCAGGGTATCTGCTTAAGCCTGACATGTATGTAAATGTTAATATCAAATCAAAAGTTGCTATTGATGCTTTAGTTGTGCCCGAACAATCTGTGATAAGAACGGGTAAAAGAGATGTTGTAGTTGTTGCCCTTGGCGGTGGAAGATTTAAATCAGTTGATGTTAAACTTGGCGTTCTTGCAGATGGTTATTATCAGGTGCTTGAGGGTCTGCATGAAAATCAAAATATAGTTACATCATCTCACTTCCTCATAGATTCAGAAAGCAATCTCAAAACTGCGCTTGCTGGGTTGACACATCAACATGATGGTTCTATGGTTTCAGAAACGAAAGGATATAAACAAAAAAGTGGAAATAAAACTGCTGATGAAGAGATAAAATTGAAGGAACATAAAGGACACGAAATGAAACATGAAAGCTCTAAAGAAAGCGGAAAAAGTTCCGAAGGGGAAAAGTCGGAGGGACATAAGGATCATGAAGATTATGGGAAGAAGACAATAAATAAAGTTGTTGATCCTGTTTGTGGAATGGAGATAGAGCCAAAGGAAGAACTTTCATATGTTTATAACGGAAAGAGATATTACTTCTGTATGAAATCTGATATGGAAAAGTTTAAAAAGAACCCGGAGAGATATTTAAAGAGGCAGTGA
- a CDS encoding Outer membrane protein TolC yields MKFTKYLVFICLFSSFAISQTLEDYIEIALGNNPDLKALKLQIDAYERKIKQASTPSDPILMFGIANLPTSLRFTQDVMTMKEIGITQMLMYPEKYSLMEKMAEKDYEIAKEVYEAKRLEVIANVKMAYFEIYYMTRAIEITRRSIDLLRDFVKIASTKFATGQGIQQDVLKAQVELSKMIDELIRMETERKMMIARFNALLYRKPTDSVYVPDEIKFVQIEKKYDELEKLAFENNPMIIAMEKMVEKDKVMNILAKKELIPDFEIRFSYGQRSAIEQTGMKAHDMLNFSIGVNLPIFFWRKQNLKIQETAINISQSEAKLSAVKNEISKMIQETLNKIEQNVRLIDLYKNGLIPQATQNLNIGLVGYQVGKIDFMTLVDNFMSLYKYQIQYEKVLADYHSSLAELEMLTAVKTF; encoded by the coding sequence ATGAAGTTTACAAAATATCTTGTTTTCATTTGCTTATTTTCCAGCTTTGCAATTTCTCAAACACTTGAAGATTACATAGAAATTGCTCTGGGAAATAATCCAGATCTTAAAGCTTTAAAATTGCAGATTGACGCATATGAAAGAAAAATAAAACAAGCAAGCACTCCATCTGATCCGATATTAATGTTTGGAATTGCGAATCTTCCGACAAGTTTAAGATTTACCCAAGATGTGATGACGATGAAAGAAATCGGGATAACCCAAATGCTGATGTATCCCGAGAAGTATTCATTGATGGAAAAGATGGCGGAAAAAGATTATGAAATTGCAAAAGAGGTTTATGAAGCAAAGCGACTTGAAGTTATCGCAAATGTTAAAATGGCTTACTTTGAAATTTATTATATGACAAGGGCAATTGAGATCACCCGAAGGTCAATAGATTTGCTTAGAGATTTTGTTAAGATAGCATCAACAAAATTTGCAACTGGACAGGGAATTCAACAGGATGTTTTGAAGGCACAAGTTGAGCTTTCAAAAATGATAGATGAATTGATAAGGATGGAAACTGAAAGGAAAATGATGATAGCACGCTTTAATGCCTTGCTTTATAGAAAACCAACTGATTCGGTCTATGTCCCAGATGAAATTAAGTTTGTTCAGATTGAAAAAAAGTATGATGAACTTGAAAAGCTTGCCTTTGAAAATAATCCAATGATAATTGCGATGGAAAAGATGGTTGAAAAAGATAAAGTTATGAACATCCTTGCTAAGAAGGAACTAATACCTGATTTTGAAATCAGATTTTCTTATGGTCAACGCTCCGCCATTGAACAAACTGGTATGAAGGCGCATGATATGTTAAACTTTTCAATCGGGGTGAATCTACCGATCTTTTTCTGGCGAAAGCAAAATTTAAAGATTCAAGAAACCGCTATAAATATATCACAATCCGAGGCAAAGCTTTCGGCAGTGAAAAACGAGATTTCAAAAATGATTCAGGAGACATTGAATAAAATTGAGCAAAATGTTCGTTTGATTGACCTTTATAAAAATGGTTTAATTCCACAAGCGACTCAAAATTTGAACATCGGACTTGTCGGTTATCAAGTTGGAAAGATTGATTTTATGACGCTTGTTGATAATTTCATGTCTCTTTACAAATATCAAATTCAATACGAAAAAGTTTTGGCTGACTATCATTCAAGTCTTGCTGAGCTTGAAATGTTAACTGCAGTTAAAACCTTTTGA
- a CDS encoding ketopantoate hydroxymethyltransferase: MSLKKVTTKILIEMKKRGEKIAMLTAYDFLIAKLLDEAGIDVILVGDSLGNVFQGHETTLPVTVDDMIYHAKAVCRAVKRAMVVVDMPFLSYQVSLEEAIKNCGRVLKETCAEGVKLEGGSEIIDVVYKLTSIGIPVMGHLGLTPQSIHKFGGYDVRGVDEKEAEKILNDAKELESAGAFSIVLEKIPSGLAKKITETISIPTIGIGAGPFCDGQVLVVYDMLGLFEEFKPKFVRRYAELSKIIRNAFENYISDVKSGKFPSESESY, from the coding sequence ATGAGTTTGAAAAAAGTGACGACGAAAATTTTGATTGAGATGAAGAAGCGTGGCGAGAAAATTGCGATGTTGACTGCATACGATTTTTTGATTGCAAAACTTCTTGATGAGGCTGGAATTGATGTCATACTTGTGGGCGATTCTCTTGGGAATGTTTTTCAAGGACATGAGACAACTTTGCCAGTTACAGTTGATGATATGATTTACCACGCTAAAGCGGTTTGCAGAGCTGTCAAAAGAGCGATGGTTGTGGTTGATATGCCATTTCTTTCTTATCAAGTAAGCCTTGAAGAGGCGATAAAAAATTGCGGAAGGGTTTTGAAGGAAACATGCGCTGAAGGGGTAAAACTTGAAGGTGGGTCAGAAATCATAGATGTGGTTTATAAATTAACAAGTATCGGGATTCCCGTCATGGGTCATCTTGGTTTGACCCCGCAGAGCATTCATAAATTTGGTGGATATGATGTGCGAGGGGTTGATGAGAAAGAAGCGGAGAAAATTTTAAACGACGCAAAAGAGCTTGAATCCGCTGGTGCGTTTTCAATAGTTCTTGAAAAAATACCATCAGGACTTGCAAAAAAAATTACCGAAACAATCTCAATCCCAACTATTGGCATTGGGGCAGGACCATTCTGCGATGGACAAGTCCTCGTGGTTTATGATATGCTTGGCTTGTTTGAGGAATTTAAACCAAAATTCGTGAGAAGATATGCTGAGCTTTCAAAAATTATAAGAAATGCCTTTGAAAATTATATTTCCGATGTGAAAAGTGGAAAATTTCCAAGTGAGAGCGAATCCTATTGA
- a CDS encoding lipoate-protein ligase A — protein MNKRWIFLNTGFHDGEFNMMFDQKLAHLFSAGKIKPVLRVYGWRPYTISIGYNQDENVFDFEKIKSSGIGFVRRPTGGRAILHSEELTYSVVMNADGKSVLDVYNLLSQAIAKGLSLLGAEFELEESQPDFVKLYKHFNSIPCFASSAKYEIHYKGKKVVGSAQRRYGDVVLQHGSILIGGYHKRLPEFLKVDSRDLIDQIKYEIENKTICLNEIFGREVSFEEVAVALKKGFEIELGIEFEDLSQIKFQEMIL, from the coding sequence ATGAATAAAAGGTGGATCTTTCTAAATACAGGTTTCCACGACGGGGAATTTAATATGATGTTTGACCAGAAACTTGCTCATCTTTTTTCAGCTGGAAAGATAAAACCTGTTTTAAGAGTTTACGGTTGGAGACCTTATACTATTTCAATTGGATACAATCAAGATGAAAATGTTTTTGATTTTGAAAAAATAAAAAGTTCAGGCATCGGCTTCGTCAGAAGACCAACGGGAGGAAGGGCAATACTTCATTCAGAGGAACTTACATATTCTGTCGTGATGAACGCAGATGGTAAAAGTGTTCTTGATGTTTATAACTTGTTAAGTCAGGCGATAGCAAAGGGATTGAGTTTACTTGGAGCTGAATTTGAACTTGAGGAATCTCAACCCGATTTTGTAAAACTTTATAAGCATTTTAATTCAATTCCATGTTTTGCGAGCTCGGCAAAGTATGAAATTCACTATAAAGGAAAGAAAGTCGTCGGAAGTGCACAAAGAAGATATGGTGATGTTGTTTTACAGCATGGTTCAATTCTAATTGGAGGATATCATAAAAGATTGCCAGAGTTCTTAAAGGTTGATTCAAGAGATTTGATTGATCAGATTAAATATGAGATTGAAAACAAGACAATATGTTTGAACGAAATTTTCGGGCGTGAGGTAAGCTTTGAAGAGGTTGCGGTTGCTTTAAAAAAAGGTTTTGAAATTGAACTTGGAATAGAGTTTGAAGATCTTTCACAAATAAAATTTCAAGAAATGATTTTATGA
- a CDS encoding acyl-[acyl-carrier-protein]--UDP-N-acetylglucosamine O-acyltransferase, which produces MSTFIDPRAVVSPNAQIGENVKIGPFTVIEDNVIIGDGTIIGPNVFIGSGTRIGKNCKIFHGASVGSIPQDLKFKGEETTLEIGDNTVIREFCTLNRGTSHSGKTVIGSNCLLMAYVHVAHDCVVGNNVIMANAVNLGGHVVVEDYVVIGGLVPVHQFVRIGQHSIVGGGWRVPKDVPPYIMAAREPLRFEGLNIVGLKRRNFPKEVIEKIEHAYRIIYQSNLNVSQALEKLKSEADLIPEVQNIINFIEKSQRGIIRGPYDE; this is translated from the coding sequence ATGAGCACATTTATTGATCCCAGGGCTGTGGTCAGCCCAAATGCCCAAATCGGGGAGAATGTTAAAATAGGTCCTTTTACGGTAATTGAAGATAATGTCATAATCGGGGATGGGACAATTATAGGTCCAAATGTATTTATAGGTAGCGGGACAAGGATAGGGAAAAATTGTAAAATTTTTCACGGAGCTTCTGTTGGCTCAATCCCGCAGGATTTAAAATTCAAGGGTGAGGAAACAACTCTTGAAATCGGAGATAATACGGTAATTCGTGAATTTTGCACATTAAATAGAGGGACATCTCATTCAGGGAAAACAGTTATAGGAAGCAATTGTCTGCTTATGGCATATGTTCATGTGGCGCATGACTGTGTAGTTGGAAATAATGTGATCATGGCAAATGCTGTAAATCTTGGGGGACATGTTGTAGTTGAAGATTATGTTGTGATTGGTGGGCTTGTCCCAGTTCACCAATTTGTTAGAATTGGGCAACATTCAATAGTTGGAGGTGGCTGGCGTGTCCCAAAGGATGTCCCACCATATATTATGGCTGCGCGCGAACCACTTAGATTTGAAGGGCTTAATATAGTCGGATTGAAAAGAAGAAATTTTCCGAAAGAAGTCATTGAAAAAATTGAACACGCTTACCGAATCATTTATCAATCAAATTTGAATGTTTCTCAAGCATTAGAAAAGTTGAAAAGCGAAGCAGATTTGATCCCCGAAGTTCAAAATATAATAAATTTCATTGAAAAAAGTCAGCGCGGTATAATCAGAGGTCCATATGATGAATAA
- a CDS encoding 3-hydroxyacyl-[acyl-carrier-protein] dehydratase /UDP-3-O-[3-hydroxymyristoyl] N-acetylglucosamine deacetylase, with product MLVQQQTIKKPVSLSGVGLHTGQWCTITFKPAPPNYGIRFKRIDLGGAPEIPALVEYVVDVSRGTTLGIGEVRVHTVEHVLAAIAGLQIDNILIEIDSIEPPVGDGSAKPFVDALLEAGIEKQDEPKDYLIIDQAILYSDESKGVDIAALPLDDFRITIMIDYKNPALGSQHTGLFSLEKEFVTEFAPARTFCFLHEVEMLYEQGLIRGGNLDNAIVIVDRELSKEEIEKLSKKLGINEVVFLGSNGILNNKSLRFKNEPARHKLLDLLGDLALVGAPMKAQILAARPGHASNIEFAKKIRKLYLQKKLVKRYQFEKKEGVVFDINAIQRILPHRYPFLLVDKIIDFQMGEKIVGVKNVTGNEFFFQGHFPGHPIMPGVLIIEGMAQTGGILLLNGEENMDNKYVYFMAIKNAKFRKPVFPGDTLIFEVEMVERRTKYCTMRGKAYVDGKLVAEAEMMAAIVTKSELTSVEQTSEKEA from the coding sequence ATGTTAGTTCAACAGCAGACGATAAAAAAGCCTGTTTCATTATCCGGGGTTGGTTTGCATACGGGTCAATGGTGCACTATAACTTTTAAACCAGCACCGCCGAATTATGGAATTAGATTTAAAAGAATTGACCTTGGAGGGGCACCTGAGATACCAGCTTTGGTTGAGTATGTTGTTGATGTAAGTCGTGGGACAACACTTGGGATTGGTGAAGTCAGAGTTCATACAGTAGAACATGTGCTTGCAGCGATTGCGGGTCTTCAAATTGACAACATTTTGATTGAAATTGATTCAATTGAGCCACCTGTTGGAGATGGAAGTGCAAAGCCATTTGTTGATGCCCTGCTTGAGGCAGGTATTGAAAAACAAGATGAACCAAAGGATTATTTGATAATAGATCAAGCGATTCTTTATTCTGATGAAAGCAAAGGGGTTGATATTGCAGCTTTGCCACTTGATGATTTTAGAATTACGATAATGATTGACTACAAGAATCCAGCTCTTGGAAGCCAGCATACGGGATTGTTTTCGCTTGAGAAGGAATTTGTAACTGAATTTGCCCCTGCACGGACATTCTGTTTCCTGCATGAAGTTGAAATGCTTTATGAACAAGGGTTGATACGGGGTGGAAATCTTGATAACGCTATTGTCATTGTTGATCGTGAACTTTCAAAAGAGGAAATAGAAAAGTTGAGCAAAAAGCTTGGTATAAATGAGGTTGTCTTTCTTGGAAGCAACGGTATTTTAAACAATAAATCCTTAAGATTTAAAAATGAACCGGCAAGGCATAAGCTTCTTGATCTTCTTGGTGACCTTGCTCTCGTTGGTGCTCCGATGAAAGCTCAAATCCTTGCAGCAAGACCCGGGCATGCAAGCAACATTGAGTTTGCGAAGAAAATAAGAAAACTTTACTTGCAAAAGAAACTTGTTAAAAGATATCAATTTGAGAAAAAAGAGGGTGTTGTTTTTGATATAAATGCGATTCAAAGAATTTTACCGCATAGATATCCGTTTCTTTTAGTTGATAAGATAATTGATTTTCAAATGGGCGAGAAGATAGTTGGGGTTAAGAATGTCACTGGGAATGAATTTTTCTTTCAGGGTCATTTCCCGGGGCACCCGATAATGCCCGGAGTTTTAATAATTGAGGGAATGGCGCAAACAGGTGGAATTTTACTTTTGAACGGTGAAGAAAACATGGATAACAAATATGTTTATTTCATGGCAATAAAAAATGCTAAGTTCAGAAAACCTGTGTTCCCGGGTGATACTCTTATTTTTGAGGTTGAAATGGTAGAAAGAAGGACAAAGTATTGCACTATGCGTGGCAAAGCTTATGTAGATGGGAAACTTGTTGCAGAGGCAGAGATGATGGCAGCAATAGTTACAAAATCCGAACTAACATCTGTTGAACAAACTTCAGAAAAAGAGGCATGA